The Candidatus Omnitrophota bacterium DNA segment TAAAGAAAAAAATTACCCTCTTTGGTTCCTGGAAGATAAACAAAAAACTTGGCTTATTATTTGAAATGCCCTGCGAAGAAGGAAGGCTGCGCAGTATTGTTTTTGAAGCTGCCTGTTCACTCGGAAGCGGCTATAATCTAAATCTCAGGCTAAAGAATCCGCGGCATGAAGACCTGGGGATAAACCTGAAGCTCTCCAAAACCCTCTTTAAAAATCAGGGGGAAGCCTTCTTAGAAGCGCTTAAGGAAGGCAAAGAAATTTCTCTCCTTGCCGGGGCGGGTTTCCGCTGGTGAACCTCTCCATTATTTTATGGGAGTTGCTCCAGGTAGGCTTTGATGGCGCGGGTGATACTTGAGTAGTCTTTTCTTTGCAGCCATTCTTTTTTAAAAACCGATGCACCGAAGGCTGCTGCGCTGGCGCCGCAGGCGAAATATTCACGTAAATTCTCGGGTGTCACTCCTGCGCAGGCTAAAAGCTCAATATCGTTGAAGGGACCTTTGATTTCTTTAAAGTATTCCGGGCCGAAAAACTTGGCGGGAAAGACTTTGACCATGGTTGCTCCTTCCTTCCAGGCCTGGTAAATCTCCCGCGGAGTAAGTGCACCAGGAAAAACAGGTATCTTATTTTTTACGCAATATCCTAAAACATCCTTTACCAGAACCGGCATAACAATAAAAGTAGCTCCGGAATCTAGGGCAGATTTTAAGCTGCGCATATCCAACACTGTGCCTGCGCCGAGTGTAAGGCGTTTCTGGCTGATTTTTTTAGCCTCGCGGATTAACTGGGCAGCACCTTGAGTATTCATGGCAATCTCTATAGTCTCCAGGCCCGATGAAATTATCGTTTCAATCAACGGCTCGATCTGCTCTAATACTATACCGCGCAGGATACCCATTAAGGGCTTCTTTTTAAACTCTGCTACGTTCATTCTACTTCACTCCTCATCTTCACCCACTAAACTCTCGTAGAATTCGCGGTAATTTTCTTTTTTGTCGCTATCGCGTAACGCCATTGCCGCGCGGGGATGTTCATCCAGGATACCGGTAATAGCATAAGGAATAATATAGCCCCACTCGATCTTTTCGCGTAAAGGAACAAACTCTTTGGAGATTAAATCCAGCACCGGCCGGATATCGAATTTAGGATTCTTTAAAAAACCTAAAATTAGCTCTAACGGACAATTTCCCGCTGCCCTGCCCAGGCCATAAACAGTACCATCCACAAAGTTCGCATCGTGAATGATTGCTTCAATAGTATTACCGAAGGCCAGCTGCTGGTTATTATGCGCGTGAATGCCGATCTCTTTGGTCTTGATGATAGCCTTGGCCTTCTTAATCAGGAACTCCGTCGTCTCCTGATAAAGGGCCCCGAAACTATCCACTATATAAATAACATTTGCCTTGCTCTCTTTTTCCAACTGCGTAAGCGCCTCAGTCAGTTCATTATCCAGCGCGCGCGATATGGCCATGATATTTACCGTAGTCTCATAACCCTTATCCGCAAAGTGGTTCACCAAAAATATAGCTTTGTCAATATCCTTGACATAAGAAGCCACCCTAATCATGGAGACCGGGCTTTGTTTACGGGGTTTGACGTCTTCGATATCTACCCTATCCACATCCACCATAATAGAGATCTTTGTCCGCGACTCAATGCCGTCAATAACCTTCTTAATATCATCATCTTCGCAAAACTTCCACTTACCGAATTCCTTTTCCGAAAAGAGCCTCTTGGAGTTTTTATAGCCTATCTCCATATAATCCACGCCTGCCTCAGAAAGCGCCTTATACACTGCGCGCACGAAACGAAAGTCAAAATCGTGGTTATTAATCAGGCCGCCGTCTCTAATAGTGCAATCTAATACCTTAATCTTCTCCCTGAACATACTCCCTCCTATATATAAGTTACGTCTGTTTATCCTAGTATAATTTTTGAGGATAGAAAAGAATTAATGCCGGTGGTAGCTATTGCGTCTCTGTTTCCTAAAGTAATTTTTTCTCTGCTCTCTGTCCGCGGAATGGTGCCCGGGCTTGATGAATTCTGCCGAAGGGACATGGGGGTGTTTAGAAACGGGCAAAGAAGCCCGGATAATCTTTTCAATATCCTTGACTTCAGCGCTCTGCTCAGGAGTAGCAAAAGAAATGGCGTGGCCTTTATGTCCTGCCCTGGCTGTACGGCCTATGCGGTGCACATAATTCTGGGCGTCTTCGGGAAGGTCATAATTAATGACCAGCTCAATCCCGCTGACATCAATGCCTCTTGCGGCAATATCCGTAGCCACGAGCACTTTATATCTGCCGGCCCTAAAACCTTCCAGCGCTTCGCGGCGCTGGCTCAGCGAGCGGTTAGAATGTATCTCGGCTACGCTATGGCCCATATCTCGGATGGCGCGGCAGAGTTTTCTGGCGTTATATTTGGTGCGGGAAAATAAAAGGACCGAACCCTGATACTGCGTAAGTAATTTACCTAAGAGCTGCTGCTTGGCTTCCCTCTTCACGATAAATAATTCCTGCGTAACGTGTTCGGCAGTCGTGCCTGAAGGGGCAATCTCAATACAAACCGGCAGTTTCATATATTTGGCAGCCATCTCCATAATTTCTTTGGGGATAGTCGCGGAAAAAAGCATGGTCTGCCTTTCTTTAGGTAAGAAACGCAGGATCTTATTGATCTGCGGAGCAAAACCCATATCCAGCATGCGGTCTGCTTCATCAAGCACCAGCATAGCTACCTCATTAGGCATGATATTCCACTGGCTCATGTGGTCAAGGAGCCTGCCCGGGGTAGCAATAACCACGCGCGGGTTCTTACGCAAAGCCTGTACCTGGGGGAGCATGGGAGCCCCGCCGATAAGACAGGCAGTGCGCATACCGAAGGCAGGCGCGATTCCCCTAAAAGCTTCATCAATCTGAATAGCTAACTCCCGCGTAGGCGCAAGGACTAAACCTATGCCCTTTTTCTGCGCCAGCATCTGCACCATAGGTATGACAAAGGCGTGTGTTTTTCCGGTTCCGGTCTGGGCGATGCCAATGACATCCTTGCCCGTAATCGCCAGAGGGATAGCCTTACGCTGAATCGGGGTAGGAACCTTGAATTTTATCCGTTCCAGGATATCGAGGATTTTCGGCGCGATCCCCAGCCCGTAAAAATTTATCCCGGGCGGATTAGCCTCATACGCTGTGCCTGCTGCATTGCCTGTTTTGTGCGTCATCATCATAAATAAGCTTAAAACAAAAAACCCGCTTCCGACAACTCTAAGAAAGCAGGTTTTTTAAATTTGGCCTTTGCCGATAGCTGCGCTTTACTATCCTCTTTCTTCAAAAACTCTTCTATCTTAACCCTTGCTTTCTTTATTCTTTATTTAAATAAAATACCTTAATAAGAAGCTTGAAGCTTTCTTTGTTTAATCCTGCACATTTCTACTGATGCGTTCCA contains these protein-coding regions:
- a CDS encoding aldolase catalytic domain-containing protein, coding for MFREKIKVLDCTIRDGGLINNHDFDFRFVRAVYKALSEAGVDYMEIGYKNSKRLFSEKEFGKWKFCEDDDIKKVIDGIESRTKISIMVDVDRVDIEDVKPRKQSPVSMIRVASYVKDIDKAIFLVNHFADKGYETTVNIMAISRALDNELTEALTQLEKESKANVIYIVDSFGALYQETTEFLIKKAKAIIKTKEIGIHAHNNQQLAFGNTIEAIIHDANFVDGTVYGLGRAAGNCPLELILGFLKNPKFDIRPVLDLISKEFVPLREKIEWGYIIPYAITGILDEHPRAAMALRDSDKKENYREFYESLVGEDEE
- a CDS encoding bifunctional 4-hydroxy-2-oxoglutarate aldolase/2-dehydro-3-deoxy-phosphogluconate aldolase; this translates as MNVAEFKKKPLMGILRGIVLEQIEPLIETIISSGLETIEIAMNTQGAAQLIREAKKISQKRLTLGAGTVLDMRSLKSALDSGATFIVMPVLVKDVLGYCVKNKIPVFPGALTPREIYQAWKEGATMVKVFPAKFFGPEYFKEIKGPFNDIELLACAGVTPENLREYFACGASAAAFGASVFKKEWLQRKDYSSITRAIKAYLEQLP
- a CDS encoding DEAD/DEAH box helicase, whose translation is MMMTHKTGNAAGTAYEANPPGINFYGLGIAPKILDILERIKFKVPTPIQRKAIPLAITGKDVIGIAQTGTGKTHAFVIPMVQMLAQKKGIGLVLAPTRELAIQIDEAFRGIAPAFGMRTACLIGGAPMLPQVQALRKNPRVVIATPGRLLDHMSQWNIMPNEVAMLVLDEADRMLDMGFAPQINKILRFLPKERQTMLFSATIPKEIMEMAAKYMKLPVCIEIAPSGTTAEHVTQELFIVKREAKQQLLGKLLTQYQGSVLLFSRTKYNARKLCRAIRDMGHSVAEIHSNRSLSQRREALEGFRAGRYKVLVATDIAARGIDVSGIELVINYDLPEDAQNYVHRIGRTARAGHKGHAISFATPEQSAEVKDIEKIIRASLPVSKHPHVPSAEFIKPGHHSADREQRKNYFRKQRRNSYHRH